A window from Actinomycetospora corticicola encodes these proteins:
- a CDS encoding nitroreductase family deazaflavin-dependent oxidoreductase, whose product MSDWNQQVIEEFRSHGGRVGGQFEGAPLLLLHHVGRRSGADRLSPMMYQQVGDAFAVFASKAGAPDNPDWYHNLLAQPEVSIEVGDGESIDTVPVRARELPAEEREPVWETQKQRYPGFADYEARTTRTIPVLLLERR is encoded by the coding sequence ATGAGCGACTGGAACCAGCAGGTCATCGAGGAGTTCCGTTCCCACGGCGGACGGGTCGGCGGGCAGTTCGAGGGGGCCCCGCTGCTCCTGCTGCACCACGTGGGGCGCCGCAGCGGCGCGGACCGCCTCAGCCCGATGATGTACCAGCAGGTCGGTGACGCGTTCGCGGTCTTCGCCTCCAAGGCCGGCGCGCCGGACAACCCCGACTGGTACCACAACCTGCTCGCGCAGCCCGAGGTCTCGATCGAGGTCGGGGACGGCGAGAGCATCGACACCGTGCCGGTCCGGGCCCGCGAGCTGCCCGCCGAGGAGCGCGAACCGGTCTGGGAGACCCAGAAGCAGCGCTACCCCGGTTTCGCCGACTACGAGGCGAGGACGACCCGGACGATCCCCGTGCTGCTGCTCGAACGGCGCTGA
- a CDS encoding L,D-transpeptidase, translating into MATVATPGRRGGRSRTIASRHSARSTRERTLRSPARPLAVEPRPGARPAPRRRPADAGVRRPSPSRRPATPGNRPPTTGRATTARPAPRRTLPVALAAVAVLLAMGTVLLLFVERRTADAVPAAMTSAPAAPAATAPPASPAPAVVTPAELARCPATATACVDLVARRAWLQHDGKVTVGPVPMLPGAETFLRPPGPTSSATPTGSFHVLWKDADAFSSEFDEPMHHAVYFAAGGIAFHEGSLTTSSNGCIHLSAADAATFFAHLRPGDGVTVF; encoded by the coding sequence GTGGCTACCGTGGCCACGCCCGGTCGTCGCGGAGGAAGGAGTCGCACCATCGCCTCCCGTCACTCCGCCCGGTCCACCCGCGAGCGCACCCTGCGCTCCCCGGCCCGTCCGCTCGCGGTCGAGCCCCGCCCCGGGGCCCGTCCGGCTCCGCGCCGGCGACCCGCCGACGCCGGGGTCCGCCGCCCCTCCCCGTCCCGCCGTCCGGCCACCCCGGGGAACCGGCCCCCGACGACGGGTCGCGCCACCACGGCCCGTCCGGCGCCGCGGCGCACCCTGCCGGTCGCGCTCGCCGCGGTCGCGGTGCTGCTGGCGATGGGCACCGTGCTCCTGCTGTTCGTCGAGCGGCGGACGGCGGACGCGGTCCCCGCGGCGATGACCTCCGCCCCCGCGGCCCCGGCCGCCACCGCGCCGCCGGCGTCCCCCGCCCCCGCCGTCGTGACCCCCGCGGAACTCGCCCGGTGCCCCGCCACCGCGACCGCCTGTGTCGACCTGGTGGCCCGCCGGGCGTGGCTGCAGCACGACGGGAAGGTCACCGTCGGGCCGGTGCCGATGCTCCCCGGCGCCGAGACCTTCCTCCGCCCGCCCGGTCCGACGTCGTCGGCCACGCCGACCGGCTCCTTCCACGTGCTGTGGAAGGACGCGGACGCGTTCAGCTCCGAGTTCGACGAGCCGATGCACCACGCCGTCTACTTCGCGGCGGGCGGGATCGCCTTCCACGAGGGCAGCCTGACGACGTCCTCCAACGGCTGCATCCACCTCTCCGCCGCCGACGCGGCGACGTTCTTCGCCCACCTGCGTCCCGGCGACGGGGTCACCGTCTTCTAG
- a CDS encoding FAD:protein FMN transferase gives MTTATEPVTRRVEHVMGMPISLALRGRHTHGPEADAAWAAVLDALRVADRVFSTYRPDSVVSRVNAGSLALDDAPADVHEVLAIAARANRATDGAFSVWRDGTLDPSGVVKGWATQRAAAALRALPDTDVCLSAGGDLVGWSAGEPWRIGIEDPRDPTRLVATVPLTDGAVASSGTAHRGAHLVDARTGSAPEGIAGVTVLAASLTDADVDATAAFALGTDALAWLRRRVGRTGLVVWADGTAETFSHGPRRR, from the coding sequence ATGACCACCGCCACGGAGCCGGTCACCCGCCGCGTCGAGCACGTCATGGGCATGCCGATCAGCCTCGCGCTCCGCGGGCGGCACACCCACGGGCCGGAGGCCGACGCGGCGTGGGCGGCGGTCCTCGACGCGCTCCGCGTCGCCGACCGCGTCTTCAGCACCTACCGGCCGGACTCCGTGGTGAGCCGCGTCAACGCCGGCTCGCTGGCCCTCGACGACGCCCCCGCCGACGTGCACGAGGTGCTCGCGATCGCTGCCCGAGCGAACCGTGCCACCGACGGCGCGTTCTCCGTGTGGCGCGACGGCACGCTCGACCCGAGCGGCGTCGTCAAGGGCTGGGCGACGCAGCGGGCGGCCGCGGCCCTGCGCGCCCTCCCGGACACCGACGTCTGCCTCTCCGCGGGCGGGGACCTGGTGGGCTGGTCGGCGGGGGAGCCGTGGCGGATCGGCATCGAGGACCCGCGCGACCCGACCCGCCTGGTCGCCACGGTCCCGCTGACCGACGGCGCCGTCGCCTCCTCGGGCACCGCCCACCGCGGCGCCCACCTGGTCGACGCCCGCACGGGCTCGGCTCCCGAGGGCATCGCGGGCGTCACCGTGCTGGCCGCCTCCCTCACCGACGCCGACGTCGACGCGACGGCGGCCTTCGCCCTGGGGACGGACGCCCTCGCCTGGCTGCGACGCCGGGTGGGGCGCACCGGCCTGGTGGTGTGGGCGGACGGCACCGCCGAGACCTTCTCCCACGGCCCTAGAAGACGGTGA
- a CDS encoding FMN-binding protein has translation MVSVPPLRFDRGARRIALWGLTTISTVALLFSYRTSTSSSTAAETATTPTTGTTAAAPARATTSTYTGTVTGAAADTRWGPVQVRVTVASGRITAVDVIQEPDGNGRDREINADAVPTLVSETLQAQSTQIDMVSGATYTSEGYVTSLQSALDQAGLA, from the coding sequence ATGGTGAGCGTGCCTCCCCTGCGCTTCGACCGTGGCGCCCGGCGCATCGCCCTGTGGGGCCTGACCACGATCAGCACCGTCGCACTGCTGTTCTCCTACCGGACCTCCACCTCGTCCTCGACGGCCGCCGAGACCGCCACCACCCCGACGACGGGCACCACCGCCGCCGCCCCCGCGAGGGCGACCACCAGCACCTACACCGGCACCGTCACCGGGGCGGCCGCCGACACCCGCTGGGGCCCGGTCCAGGTCCGCGTCACCGTGGCGAGCGGGCGGATCACCGCGGTCGACGTGATCCAGGAGCCCGACGGCAACGGCCGCGACCGCGAGATCAACGCCGACGCGGTCCCGACCCTCGTGAGCGAGACGCTGCAGGCCCAGAGCACGCAGATCGACATGGTCAGCGGCGCGACCTACACCTCCGAGGGCTACGTGACGTCCCTGCAGAGCGCCCTCGACCAGGCCGGTCTCGCATGA
- a CDS encoding ferredoxin reductase family protein — protein sequence MTALAHRPTRHAAPSRPGSAPAVVDRRIRTAAEATLCAALALVTSWWATGGGLSDLGGWATGLTSLGRLTGLLASVLLLVQVLLMARVPLLERAFGQDRLATIHRLVGFTSFTGMLAHVGLITWGYAAGDLVAAPGELWDLTVSYPGMLLAAAGTVCLVLVVVTSVRAARAALRYESWHLLHLYAYLGVGLALPHQLWTGQELGASTARSVFWWSLWALAAGAVLLWRVALPLQRSLRHRLVVTSVVEEGDGCTSVYLAGRHLDGLRVRAGQFLTWRFLSGTGWTRAHPYSLSAAPDGRSLRITVKDLGDGSARVPALRPGTRVLVEGPYGRLTDRARTASKVALIGAGIGITPMRALAEELTGDVVVLHRFTGVPVFAREFAVLAAERGFGLVPLPGPRRAHDSWLGAGVGDVDDLTALRARVPDVAERETYVCGPEPWTRLVVGTLRAAGVPADRIHTETFGW from the coding sequence ATGACCGCCCTCGCACACCGGCCGACCCGGCACGCCGCCCCGTCCCGCCCGGGCTCCGCACCCGCCGTCGTGGACCGCCGCATCCGCACCGCCGCCGAGGCGACCCTGTGCGCCGCGCTGGCACTGGTCACGTCCTGGTGGGCCACCGGCGGCGGCCTGAGCGACCTCGGCGGGTGGGCCACGGGGCTCACCTCGCTGGGCCGACTCACGGGTCTGCTGGCCTCGGTGCTGCTCCTGGTGCAGGTCCTGCTGATGGCCCGGGTGCCCCTGCTCGAGCGGGCCTTCGGGCAGGACCGACTCGCCACGATCCACCGGCTCGTCGGGTTCACGTCGTTCACCGGCATGCTCGCCCACGTCGGGCTCATCACCTGGGGCTACGCGGCCGGGGACCTGGTCGCGGCACCCGGTGAGCTGTGGGACCTCACCGTCTCCTACCCGGGCATGCTGCTCGCAGCGGCCGGGACCGTGTGCCTGGTGCTGGTGGTCGTCACGAGCGTGCGGGCGGCGCGGGCGGCGCTGCGCTACGAGTCGTGGCACCTCCTGCACCTCTACGCCTACCTCGGCGTCGGGCTCGCCCTGCCCCACCAGCTCTGGACCGGGCAGGAGCTCGGGGCGTCCACCGCCCGCAGCGTCTTCTGGTGGAGCCTGTGGGCGCTGGCCGCGGGCGCGGTCCTGCTCTGGCGCGTCGCCCTGCCACTGCAGCGCAGCCTGCGCCACCGCCTCGTCGTGACCTCCGTGGTGGAGGAGGGCGACGGCTGCACCTCGGTGTACCTCGCCGGCCGGCACCTCGACGGGCTGCGGGTGCGCGCCGGGCAGTTCCTCACCTGGCGCTTCCTCAGCGGCACCGGCTGGACCCGGGCGCACCCGTACTCGCTCTCGGCGGCCCCCGACGGTCGGAGCCTGCGGATCACCGTGAAGGACCTCGGGGACGGCAGTGCCCGCGTGCCGGCCCTGCGTCCCGGCACGCGGGTGCTCGTCGAGGGTCCCTACGGTCGGCTGACCGACCGGGCCCGCACCGCCTCGAAGGTCGCCCTGATCGGCGCCGGGATCGGCATCACCCCGATGCGGGCCCTGGCGGAGGAGCTGACCGGTGACGTCGTGGTCCTGCACCGCTTCACCGGCGTCCCGGTCTTCGCCCGCGAGTTCGCCGTGCTGGCCGCCGAACGCGGGTTCGGCCTCGTCCCCCTGCCCGGCCCGCGCCGGGCGCACGACTCCTGGCTCGGTGCGGGCGTCGGCGACGTCGACGACCTCACGGCCCTGCGCGCCCGCGTCCCCGACGTCGCGGAGCGCGAGACCTACGTCTGCGGCCCCGAGCCGTGGACCCGCCTCGTCGTCGGGACCCTCCGCGCGGCCGGCGTGCCCGCCGACCGCATCCACACCGAGACCTTCGGATGGTGA